The nucleotide sequence gtatccaccaatccaaagaaaggtGTGAGCTAGAGAACCAGCAGTGCCGCTTTGTGGACAACGACTCCCCTTGTTAGGGCGAAGAGACatcttgtcagtatatccataatCTTTGGTGTAGCCAACTCAACTCTCGCATGGCACTATTGGGCAGCAACGTgtgtagtaaaaaaaaaatcactccaTGAAAACCACTACAAGCCATGCCCCCCAGTCTGCGGTCAGCAGATAACATATATATTTGAGAATAGTCTAAGTCAAACAAGGGGTAGCTTGCTCTCTACATAGTCTGATTCTAGACATTACAGTCATAATTCTAGGGCCCTCCGTTGAAGAGGTATTGACGAGCCAACTCCGAATATCCAAAGTTAAAAACCAATTTAAGGCGATACTTACTGGTGTTACTCAGATCTCTGATTTCCACCTCTTCATCTTTCAGTGTGACAGtaatctctccttccttcttcacTCCAAAAGctacatcctcctcttctttacctataacatcctcctctttcactctgaacgagtcttcctcttcttctttcacggtaacagcctcaccctctacttcttgttttactgtgacatcctcctcttccttctcttctttcacgacaatgttcagccccagagcttctttctccgtccagcagacctcctcttctttaACAGGAGGGGAGTATTTTAGGGAGCTCATGTtcggggatgttagctagctagctatcatgAGCGACTAGGCTAgtgctaacttaaccagccagCTACTATAGCTGACTAATAAAAACGTAATATTAAATAGGTTAACAAGTAAATAAGACAGAAGCGTGTCTAAAACACAGAAGCTAATATACACCGAAAGCGTCTAAATAGCTTGAATCTTCCGGCTATGTTGGCTAGCAAGCTACCGAGGTGGTTGACGAGCTGTTTATGAAgaaccgtccactagattatacgtcacccTAGCAGCATCGCCTGAAAGACGCACATCGccgtctgctgactggagtgggaaACGCAGTCAACTAGatcatattttattttcagaCAAAGATTATTTTAAATTGATTTAATTAAATAATACTATTATATTTAGACATACAAAATGTGTTGATTGATTAGTGCGAAGTAAAAAATGTTTACTACAGCACATTTAAGACAGTTTCATTAAGTCATACTAAATCTAAAtaagtagctagctactggtgtaacaatacatcatgtagatatATACTACCGtacaaatgtttggggtcacatagaaaatctccttgtttttgaaagaaaaatcacttttatttgtccattaaaataacatcatattgatcagaaatacagtgttggcattgttattgttgtaaatgactattgtacctggaaacggcagattttttcatggaatatctacataggtgtacaggggcccattatcagcaacaatcactgctgtgttccaatggcacgttgtgttagctaatccaagtgtatcatttaaaaggctaattgatcattagaaaactcttttgcaattctgttagcacagctgaaaactgttgtgctgatttaacAAAGCTTTTGTTAACAGTGTTTTTGCATAACAATCAGGCAGTAGAACAACAATAATCATCACCCTCTTAACTAATCTTACCTTCCCTTAACATTGGGTTTGAGTCAGACCCTGAGTGTGCCAAGTGGACATTGGGTTTGATTCAAACCCTGCCAGTGTACCAGGTGGACAttgggtttgattcagaccctgccAGTGTGTCAGGTGGACATTaggtttgattcagaccctgccAGCATGGCCAGAAATGGTCAGTAACTTATAACCACAGAACCACCCCAGACCTTTCATGCATGACTAAAAACACCTAGGTATTAGATTTACTGCCATGGTCTAAGTTTGTCATTGCATCAGACACCATTCACAATGCTGGCCGAGGTACGAGTAAAACATGACATATTATTTCCTAACCATTCACAATGCTGGCTGAGGTACGAGTAAAACATGACATATTCTTTTCTAACCATTCACAATGCTGGCTGAGGTACGCGTGAACCATGAAATATTATTTCCTAATTGTAAAAAATGGCAAGGCTTTATCTCAGTGGGCTTTTCCATTTTTGAGGAAAGTATGAAGTGTTGTGAGTAACATAACTGCCTGAGATGTGGGGGAAGGGAAGTAGCTCATTGATTGGCTGTAGTGACAAGGGTCCCTCCAAAAATGTATCACTATTCCAACTGACATGTCAAATTCTCCCCCAAATCTACCACTAATAGGCCAAGCCTCCACAGACCCAGTCTTGTATTGACAAACAGAACAAATCATTTGACATTCAAATATGTCATTTTAAATAGATCAATTCAATCCAGCTGGGCCTTTTAAAACACAGACTGTTGTTCCTGCTGTAGATGTTATGCCTTTGTACAGTTCGAGGATCAGTTCTCCACAATGCATATACAATACCGGTCAattgtttggacacacctccaaattcaatgttttttctttattgtAACTagtgtctacattgtagaataatagtggagatatcaaaactatgaaataactcatatggaatcatgtagtaaccaaaaaaaagtgttaaaaaataaaaaatatattctaTATTTAAAATTAAAAGTttctaattttaaaaggctaattgctCATTGAAAataattttgcaattatgttagcccagctgaaaaatgttgttctgattaaagaagcaatagaactggccttctttagacgagttgagtatctggagcatcagcatttgttgtttcgattacaggctcaaaatggccagaaacaaataatttTCTTCTGAAAATCGTTAGTCTGTTCtatttctgagaaatgaaggctgttccatgtgagaaattgccaagaaactgaagatctcgtacaatgctgtgtactactcccttcacagaaaagCGCAAACTggcctaaccagaatagaaggtgttcccagtgcacaactgagcaagaggacaagtacattagtatctaatttgagaaacagacgcctcacaagtcctcaactggcttaaatagtacccgcaaaacaccagtctcaacgtcaacagtgaaaaggcgactccaggatgttgaccttcttggcagagttgcaaagaaaaatccatatctcaaactatttaaaaagaaagaaaatattaagatgggcggAATAACACAGACATTGggcagaggaagattggaaaaaagttttatggacagacaaatctaagtttgaggggTTCGGATCACAAACAAGACCATTCGTGAGATccagaaaaaatgaaaaaatgctGGATAGCTTGACGCCTTCCGTCAAGCATGTTGGCTGgtaatgtgatggtctgggggtgctttggtggtggtaaagtgggagattatacagggtaaaagggatccattttgcaacgccatgccatacgctgtggacggcgcttaattggagccaatttcctcctacaacaggacagtgactcaaagcacagctccaaactatacaataactatttagggaagaagcagtcagctggtattatgtctataatggagtggccagcacagtcaccggatctcaaccctattgagctgttgtgggagcagcttgaccgtatgatacgtaagaagtgcccatcaagccaatccaacttgtgggagatgcttcaggaagcatgggggaaaatctcttcagattatctcaacaaattgacaactagaatgccaaaggtctgcaaggctgtaattgctaaagcaaagtttgaaggacacaattattattccaattataaataattatttataaccttgtcaacgtcttgactatatttcctattcattttgcaactcatttcatatctgttttcatggaaaacaaggacatttctaattgaccccaaacgtttgaacggtaaTGAAGGTTCAACAGGTTTGAGCAACACGGAATTTAGAACAGTTACATTATTATAGATGACGTCCCACAAATGCCCTAGAGCGTGCACAGCATCGCCTTTTTGTCATCTACTAAACCACTGGCCATGTTCGAGAGCATGAAATTCATGTTGAATTGTGGGTAAatggtgactggctgactgatttataaataataatgagtagttatttatgataTAAGGTGATTTGTAAATCAGTCAGCTGGCAGTCGCCTGCAGTGTCGAACAAGCCCAATACCACACCAATCAGGTTCGACGAAATGAATCTTCAGAAGTCATTGATGACGTGCTGCTGATAAAGTGATACAGGCATCAGCACACTGCTTTGAAATGTACTGCTTAGTGTTTTGGAAGCATTCCTCGTAGATCCGGTATCAAACAACATCCCTACGAAAAGTTGACAAAACAAAAAGGAGCAAGCAGGTTGATTTTCTCTTTTGTTTTGAGCCCACGGCAGGAAGGCACCAGAGTCTATCGTGTTAACACAAGTTCCCTCTAGATAACACAACCACACAGTTCATGAAAAGCATTAGGTGTGGCTAACATTTGCAAGCTTGAGCTAGATACCGACCTAGCATACAAACTCGGTAGCACAGAGTAGATCCTCCACATGACGTTGAGAAACAGCGCATTGTGGGTAGTTTTGAAGATATCTGGAAATAAGTGAATAAACATGTAATGACGCAAAAACATAACTGTTTATACTTATAGGTAACCAGATCTTCAATACAACTAACTCACCATCTCTTTAACCACACTGTTTTGTTACACTGGTGAGTAAAAACTCATGCTTCCTACACTTTAACTTTTTGTCTGAAAATTAAATATAAGTTTTACtcaactgcgttacccactccagtcagcagatggcggtgTGGGACTTTAAGGCAATGCTGCTAGTGTGACGTCTAATCTAGTGGACGGAAAGCTTCtttcaacagcagcaacagttttTCAGCCACTTTGACAGCTTGCTAGACAAAATAACCGAGCCAATAAAGCTCTTTAGATGCTTTCATGTTTATTAGCCACTGTGTTTTAAACACACTTCTGTCGTCTAGTTAGTTATCCAATTTAATTTCACATTTACGGTGTAGTTGTTATTGGTCAGCTAGCgggctggttaagttagcattagcctagctaACATCCCCGACCATGCGGTCACTAAGCTACTCTCCAGTTAAAGAAGATGAGGCCTGCTGAacggaggaagaggagaatatcacagtaaaacaagaagtAAAGGGTGAGGCCGTTACTGTGAAAGAAGAAAAAGAcacgttcagagtgaaagaggagaaggatGCAGTTTGTGGAGTGAAACAGGAGGAAGGGGAGATGACTGTTACATcgaaaaaggaggaggaagaagaggaggaaactggatatctgggcccggtttcccaaactcATCTTAAGGCATCCAATGGTTCTAACTGTGAACTTAGCAATAAGATGGTTTTGAGAAACCGTTCCCTGATTaaaaacttgttatggctgcaatcccttTAACgagataattgtcatcaacaaccgctgaatagcatagcgctacattaAATAAATATTActcaaaatatttatattcatgagtGCAATATAGGTTAACAcatcttagccttttgttaatccacctgtcgtgtcagattttgaaattatactttacagcgaaagcaatccaagcgtttgtgtaagtttatcgatcgctcgacaaaacatTAAAACAAAACACTTAGCATCAAGTAGttcggtcacgaaaatcagaaaagcaatcaaattcattgtttacctttgatgatcttcggatgttttcactcacgagattcccagttacacaataaatgtttcttttgttccataaagataatttttatatccaaaatacctctgtttgttttgagcattatgttcagaaatccacaggaaagagtgaTCACGACAACatagacaaattccaaatagtttccataatgtccacagaaacatgtcaagcgttttttataatcaattctcaggttaataataataataataataatatatgccatttagcagacgcttttatccaaagcgacttacaatcatgtgtgcatacattctacgtatgggttccCGGGGATTTTTACAAGCGCcaaaactgagctacagaaaaaatatataattgataaTATATTAACCTCAACGGTCTtgttcagtaggagagggaaaggaaatgGATGCCCAAACTCTGTTGCAcgagcaaaactcatgcgaaCTCTTGACGCGATGTTaccgttctggctcatttttcaaaataaaagcctgtaactatgtctgaagactgttgacaccttgaggaaaagataggaaaaggaatctggttgatatccctttaaatggagcaaagggaggcaatggaacatggagttttcaaaatagaagccgcTTTCTGGTTTGATactcctcagggttttgcctgcaatatcagttctgttatactcacagacaatattttgacagttttggaaacattagagtgttttctatccaatactaataatatgcatatacactgctcaaaaaaaagcgaacacttaaacaacacaatgtaactccaagtcaatcacacttctgtgaaatcaaactgtccacttaggaagcaacaatgattgacaataaatttcacatgctgttgtgcaaatggaatagacaacaggtggaaattataggcaattagcaagacacccccaataaaggagtggttctgcaggtggtgaccacagaccacttctcagttcctatgcttcctggctgatgttttggtcacttttgaatgctggcggtgctttcactctagtggtagcatgagacggagtctacaacccacacaagtggctcaggtagtgcagctcatccaggattgCAAATCAAGGCGAGCTGCGGCAAGAAGATTTGCTGTgcctgtcagcgtagtgtccagagcatggagttcctgcaagaggaattgatgctatggactgctatggactggcccgcccgtttgccagacctgaatccaattgagcacatctgggacatcatgtctcgctccatccaccatgcaccacagactgtccaggagttggcggatgctttagtccaggtctgggaggagatccctcaggagatcatccgccacctcatcaggagcatgcccaggcgttgtagggaggtcatacaggcacgtggaggccacacacactactgaacctcattttgacttgttgtaaggacattacatcaacgttggatcagcctgtcgtgtggttttccactttaattttgagtgtgactccaaatccagacctccatgggttgataaatttgatttccattgataatttttgtgtgattttgttgacagcacattcaactatgtaaagaaaaaagtatttaataagaatatttcattcattcagatctaggatgtgttattttagtgctccctttatttttttgatcaGTGTATTAGCACCTGAGACTggggagctggccgtttacaatgggcaccttttcatccaagctactcaatactgcccctgcagccataggAAGTTATTAACACTAGTAAGTATTGTCTTAAAAACAGAGGCACAAACTCTGCAATTGTTGAACTGATGTTTGGTGTTGAAGCAGAAATCTGCACTTGCTACATCCATATTGTgacttttaaattatttatttatagccattgattctttAAGAATATAACagatttgttattgtttgaactgcagattgctgggtagtgtgtttttttaaacagaaacaaaatggctgcccagaGGCTTGATTTGGTAAACTGCTGAGGGATCGGGGaaggagaaatgtaaccactctcaaattcatagagaaaGCTATTGTAGCAACCGTAACCCAACACCTAGTGACCTCGTCAAGAAGTTCAGAAATCTTGGCGTAACAGTTAtaaggtgttggcttgacagtCGTTGGACCCAGGTTTGAGTTCAGCTCAGGGCTACCCCCTGAATTCACTACACTATGAATACAAAGACTGGCCATCCATGAGGTCAAAATTATTGTTTTAAACAgattttgaggctatatagtatattctataaTTGCCAGTGAAGATTTCCTGTGGGGGCAAATTATTAGAgctgttgataagtcattgtATAATGCCATTACATTAAAGGCAAGACATACCTAGATTCAGTTACATACATGAATTGGTTTGAAACCTTTGTTTTAAACCCTTCTCAAAGTTGGTGCCTTGACGGATTTGTAAAAAATGGTTTGTCATGAAACACAATTTTTTAGTTTTATTTAAATgtaccctttatttaactaggcaagtcagttaagaacaaattcttatttacaatgactgcctaccctggacaacactgggccaattgtgagccgccctatgggactcccaatcatggccagttgtgacacagcctggacttgaaccagggtgtctgtattgatgcctccagcactgagatgcagtgtctgctgtgccactcgggagccccaaaaTCATGTTCTAGTGCTGTCCCCAACTAAAATGCATCTTGGTCAACCAAGAGTCATCTGTTCTTTCTACCAATCACCCCATGTGTTTTTTAAAAAGTCTTTATGTACTgaacttgtctgatgctttaagcactctgtttgattaaataaataagacacacaaatgactagaGGGAGCCAGTCAACAACATAACCTTTttgaattaaaaatatatattttactaggcaagtcagttaagaacaaattcttattttcaatgatgggttaactgccttgttcaggtagaacaacagatttgtaccttgtcagctcagggatttgatcttgcaaccttttggttactagtccaacactctaaccactaggccacgctGCCGCCCCAACCTAACCTGAAGATCCCTTCCcccttttccatttggagtgccaatttATCTGACAATTTCTACCAACctgcgtgccagttatgattttagTATGAACATTTTACTGGAacagtttaatttaatttataataGTATCTCAAAATTATTGTCTGTGATTAATCTACATTCTATCGAAATCAAAATGAAAATTATACAACTCTAAAAGTAACTTTTATTGCCTTCGACAATTATGTTagaaaaatagcctacataaagccaacaaataaaaacattgcattcTGCAGGTAGAgaatatcctgataaaaataaatatcctataaatcacattggctgcaCATGGCCTGTCTACAACAAACTTGAAACATATCAACTATCAACTGGGTCCTCtgaaacttgcaacattgtataaaatattctagGCCGTCAGTTTCCCATGCCAGTAAGTTCTGAACAGACACAGCTGTCGGCTATTTGTGCAAATGATAAGAAGTCATCAGGTATTTtatgacatttccactggatcagagcattacaTTTTTTGCATTAATGCCGAGTGGTTATTGAGGGTGAGAGCTGGAAATGCTTTGAGGAACTATTTTAATTTGCAATAGATTTTAATAAGACTTTGTTTACTTGTTGTTTGAGGTGAGAACATTGTATTTGCGAATCTCCAcaactcattagtggtggtgtGTTAAGACAAGCAGAAGTACTATCAGACATCCCCAAATTGGcacatttataggcctacatttgcgcgcaggccaggtagactagtgtcgtggtaatttcctgtattactaagTGAAAAGAGAGtttacaaaccacacacaagtcagagttatactttaaACTTCATATTTTAATAATATGAGCTTCACACCATAGCCctttgactctcagatcaattccgTGTCTATAAATTAATTCTGAGAGTGTCAACTGAGATATTTTATAACAAAGATCCACCCCTCTCAACTCACAATGATGAACCACAGATCTTAGGAAAACTGCACAAAGGAAGACTTTTACTTGAGataggagtatcccatagccagacagcattagctataaattatcgttcagtttgctcTCTAAGACAAGGTTCTACTTCTCGTTATTGGTACTTCATATTACCAAAACATTACCTTATCCAATGGCATATTTCAATTGCCaattctagatactcccatctcaaattCAACCCACCCTTGGACATGCTCCCTGAGaggagtgagcctctaggtcatataCTATGAAAGACAAGTTTCAACATCAGAGGGGACATACActggttccagacactgccatactcctccccccaatgggaaagtagggagtgactggtgtacagacattgtggagcacttcacatggtttaacagataccctcacatatgaagacaatcctgacctctcccctctctgggcccccaGTGACTTTTCCCACATAAGCATATTTCTGAAAAtagataaaacatcttatttatcaatgttacctaactaattgTTGTGTTCGTTTCAACATCACATACAACCTGATTTCCTCCCTAATCGATATCAGTGATTTATTGCTGCTTGTCAAAACAACAGTGTTTCTGGTGCTTGTGCAGTTTATACGTTGCTTGTTTAACAAATACAAGTAATATGATTATTGTGGCAGATGTTTGTGAACATAGCAGATTTTATGTTTAGGTTTTCAATATTTCCCAAACTGTTTCTGCATATTGGTTATTGATATGGACACGTTAAACCTGTGTTTTTACATTGGAGCTATTCCACTGAGCAAAATGTAATTGAGAAGAAGAATATGCCAACATCCAATATTTGTTCGGTTGTAGTTGAAAATATGTATTTCGGGTCATTTTTAAAATTACTTTAAAACAAtgtaatttcaatgcactttcagtagccgagtggttagagtgttggactagaaaccgaaaGGTTCCTGGATcaagtccccgagctgacaaggtaaaaatatgttctgcccctgaacagggcacCACTGATTCTAGGcagtcattgtcaataagaatttgttcttaactgacttgcctagtaaaataaaaagtggACTAGAGTTCTTGAAGCTAATGAGTTTTCGCACTCTATAAAGAAACATTTGAAAGAAATACGTCTTCTTAATTGTTGAAAGCCAGTAGACGCCATGTTTATATTTGTGAAGGTGAAGCATTGTAGTTGTTTATAATGTgaaatggaagttgttttctgttggtggtGAGCAAACTCGTCCATCAAAAATATAGGATATATTTGTTGTCTTAAAGGGGAAGGTTttacaggctttggtttttccatttatgttttgaggttaGACTTTAGCACGTATAGCTCGTTAGCACGTATAGCTCATTAGCATGTATAGCTCGTTAGCACGTATAGCTCGTTAGCACGTAGGATGCACttattggtgtcacctcgttagtcagtatgtgttacacctgtgctggcttgtcaatctcattagtgggaaggtgtttcacctgagctggtccaggttctatttaagagtgtctggtccagtgctccagttgtcttgatagatgtggagagtcAACAACTTTAGTTGCTCCACCTTTTCCTATTAAAGATGTTTTTCATTTCAGGTTGAAGCTTCTTTCTGAAGAGAGCTTATTTTTTTAATGAATCAATACAAGCAAACAAGATCGTTTCCGGGGATTGGTATGTCAAATACCTTACGATTTGCCTGGACTGAAAAGGAGATGGAGCCGTGGAGTAGAGAGACATTTGGAAGGACCATTTTGATGGGATGCCACAGGATAGAGGTGAAGGAAGTGCTCTGCCTTCAAGGGAACCCGAATGAGAAGGCTTTCGATGTGACGTTTCACAAAGAAGAAAAACATGACGAAGTAATGAAGATGGCAAAGGAAGCGGAGAAAACGGGACCCCTGTGCCATTATGCGGTGACCAGCCTGGCAAAGAAAAACTTCAGGGTGGTCACCGTAACCATGTACAATCCGCATGTGAAAGATGAAGAGGTGAGGGCCTTTCCGGGGAGGTACATGGACAATGTCTCCTCAGCGAGGTACCTCAGGGACTCCCTGGGTTTCTGGAACGGAAAGAGAGGTTTCCAGGCGTTACTCAGGGAGTCCCCGAAGAGTGTggatggctacctccatcctccggcGATGTTCTCCCTGGGGGCTGACAGGGGAACACTAtactatgcacgtcagcccccgtTCTGCAGGGGTTGTATGGCCTATGGCCATATCCTGGCCTCGTGCAGCGCCAAGAGGTGTCGATTTTGTGGGTCGGAAGAGCACGAGGCCAAGGAATGTGACGAGCCCAAGGCTTGCCACGGGTGTGGCTCAAGAGCACACCTGTGGCGTGATTGCCCGGCTCGTCACAGGTCATACGCGTCTGCAGCTGGGGGGGAGCGGGGGatggggggaggaaagagaggacgcATGCGGATTGTACGGATGGCACAGGGGAAAGGACGGAGAAGGAcgaagaagggaagaaggaagaggcaaaaagaaagaggagagaagatggaaagaaGGAAAAAGAAGGAGAGATTAAAAAGAAGGTGGAAGAACGTGGAGgagcagagaagagggagaaggggacagTGGTACGAGAAGGAGTGGAAGAGGGAACAGGGACAGTgacggagaaggagggaggagtggaggtgggaggggagggggtgggagggggagatggggggaagGAATGGGGGACAGCCTGCCAGGCTTCCTCGAGGTCGAAATGAGGGATTTGGTGAAGGAGTTAGCGGGGATGGGACGTTGTGTCTCCCCGCTACCTCCTTCACCAAAGAAGAaagggatgaagagggggagcttggcaggaagtgagagggagggggggtgtggagagggaggggggctaAGAGAGTGGCGGGGGGGTAATTTGTCCTCCCGGTTTGCCTCAGCCCCTTGCATTTTAGTGGATGACTCTAGTGAGGGGTCGGTGGGCTGTTTGCTAGAGGGATCCCAACTCCTGTTTGAGGAGATGGGGTCCCCTACATGCAGCCCCGAGGCAAACAGGGAGGGGGGAtggtgggtggggagggaggaccCAACACACTGCCTGGGTCATGGGTTGGGATGGAGGACGGGGG is from Oncorhynchus gorbuscha isolate QuinsamMale2020 ecotype Even-year linkage group LG14, OgorEven_v1.0, whole genome shotgun sequence and encodes:
- the LOC123994985 gene encoding X-linked retinitis pigmentosa GTPase regulator-interacting protein 1-like isoform X2; amino-acid sequence: MSSLKYSPPVKEEEVCWTEKEALGLNIVVKEEKEEEDVTVKQEVEGEAVTVKEEEEDSFRVKEEDVIGKEEEDVAFGVKKEGEITVTLKDEEVEIRDLSNTRERPDSHYDRRKSPSGEPDPETPKPAR